The Spartobacteria bacterium genome segment GGACTGCTTGTTTATCCAGTAATCACCTATTGGTCTCCTGGATGGATTTTCTTTCTGATTATATCGGGAACCCTGATTACCGGCATGGCAGCAGGCTTGTTGCTGTGGCGCTTTTTCAGGGATCCGGAAAGAGCATGTCCAGAGGAGGAACGAACCATCGTGGCACCCGCCGACGGACATATTATTTATATAAAACGCATCGATAAGAACCAGATCCCCGTATCCGAAAAAAATGGACAGACATTTACCCTGAATGAACTGGCTCAAACCAAGCTGCTGCCGTCTTCCGGCTATCTCATCGGAACATCCATGACCTATCTGGATGTCCATGTCAACCGCTCCCCCATCGCAGGAAAAATCAAATGGCTGCAGCATATCAACGGCGCATTCTTTTCATTAAAACATCCTGAATCGGTCTTTCAGAATGAGCGCGTGTCCACCGTCATCGCAAACAAAGATATGGCACTGGGTATGATCCAGATTGCCTCACGGCTCGTCCGCAACATCGTTCCTTATGTTTCGATAGACAGCGAAGTGCAGCAGGGTCAGCGCGTGGGAAAAATCCGCTTCGGTTCACAAGTGGATCTCATCATTCCCGACATCCCCGAACTGCGCATCCTGATCAAACAGGGCGACCAGCTGAAAGCCGGCAGTTCCATCGTCGCAAAATATTAATGCCAGAACACTCAGAATAAACAATCGAAACGAGGTAGCGTCATGAAATACAAAAAAATACTGCTGATCAACCCCTGCTTCAATGTGGAATGGAAAGGAGTCACCCCCCCCATCGGACAAGGCTATCTATCCGAAACACTGCACAGAGAAAAGATAACCCATGATGTACTGGACATGAATTTGGGCTACGGACTAAATCACCTTTATAAAAAACTGGATTCATTTCAGCCCGACCTCGTCGGTATCAGTATGATTACCAGAAATTACTACGAATTTTATCAGCTGCTTGCTGATGTTAAAACGCACTGCCCTGATATCAAAACCATCGCCGGCGGCCCACACGTCACCATCATGAAGGAACAGGTGCTTAAGGAATGTCCCGCGCTGGACTTCGGCATCGTTCATGAAGGGGAAGACACGCTGGTAGAATTATGCCGAGGCCTCATCCCTTTGGCTGAGATCAAAGGTGTTCTCTATCGCGAAAACGATGCGATTCTTTATACGGGCGACCGACCTTATGTGCAGGATCTGGATCAGATTCCCTGGCCACGCTATGAACAGTTTGAAATGGAAAAATATTTCAAGGAAATAAATATTTTTTCAAGTCGCGGCTGTCCCTATCACTGCATCTTCTGCGCTCGTCCCGTCATCACCTCCTGCTTTCGCAAACGAAGTGCTGAGAATGTGGTTGATGAGATGGAATACTGGTACAAAAAAGGCTACCGCAAATTCAATTTTGAGGACGATAACTTCAACCTCGTCCCATCCCGAGTTTACAAAATATGCGATGAAATCGAGCGGCGCGGACTGAAGGATATCCTCATCCGCTGCTCCAACGGCATCCGCGCAGATCGCGTGGACAAAGACGTGCTCACCCGCATGTATCAGGTCGGCTACCGCTATCTGGCCATCGGCGTCGATGCCGGCAACGACCGCATGCTCAAGATTATCAAAAAAGGCGAAACCATGGAGCAGATCGAGAACGCCATCCGGCTGGCCTGCGAACTGGGCTTCAGCGTAAAATTGTTCTTCGTCTTCGGTAATCCCACCGAAACGCCGGACGACGTTCGAGACATGGCCTCCATCAGCCTCAAGTATCCCATCAGCGAAGTCCATTTCAACAACATCATCCCCTATCCCGGAACCGAACTCTATGAATGGGTTAAAGCGAACGATGGATTTTTGCTCCCGCCTGAAGTCTTTTTGAACGATGCCGCCTTCATGGATATCGAGCCCGTTTTTGAAACCCCTGAATTACCCAAAGCCGTAAAAGTCGAACTAAAAAAATATCTGGAACGCGTTCGACGGGAGGTGCATCGGCGCGCCGTGCGACGAATTTTCCAGCATACCATAACAGGCTACGTGGCCAGCTACGTGGCGACCAATACGCTCTTCGAACACCTCTATTATAAAAATCGGATCTTCCGCAGCGTCGTTGAACATTTCCGCTATAATATAACCAAACACAACATGCCGGATGCTGCATAATGAAAACGCCGTTAGACATTGTCATTCTTTCCAGTCGACTGCCGGAAGATATATGGCTCATCAACAAGATTTCCGGCAGCTGTCACGTGCAAGGCATCGTGCTTCCCAACAACATCCGTTTCGGAGAATTCAGCCTGTTCCGCGTGCTCCAAAAAACAATAAAACGATCGGGAATACGCGAGACCATAAACCAGTCCGCCATGTATCTCTACCGAAGATTATTCGAACATCACGGAGATAACCGCGCCATGCGTCAACTTTTCGCCGATCACTCTTTCTGCTATATCGAAGACAAAACAGTAGAGATCCTTCGGGTAAATGATATTAACGATGAAAAAGTGGTGGTATTTATCCTGCAAAAGCAACCCGACGTCATCGTCGCCAGCGGCACGTCCATCCTAAAGGCACCCATCCTCGAAGCCGGGAAAGGCCGTATCATCAACCTTCATCCCGGCTTGGCTCCGCAATACCGCGGCCGATACGGTTCCTACTGGCCCATCTACAATCATGAACCCGAATGTGTGGGCGTCACCATTCATACCGTGGATGCAGGGATCGATACCGGCGGCATTCTGGCCCAGGGTCTCGTTGAATATAACTGGAACGACTACGTCAAAACCATCACCTACAAGCAACATGTACTGGGTGGCGAACTCATGCTCAAATGCGTCACTGATTTCGATGCCCTCCACAACCATGCCTATCACAAACCAAACTGCCCAAGCAAAAACTACCGGGCCATGGGATTACGGCAATACCTTCAGGCCAGGCACTGGATCCATAAAAACCGCAGGGGACAAACCATCAATGCCGGCAAAATAACCCCCTGCATGAGCAAAAATATCAAAAAATAGAGTTCCAATGATTGGAACAAAGAGGATACAGAACACCGGACAGCAACCATACGGACACAGCCTTTGCCGGCAATATACTTGTGCTGAGCGCGTAACACATACAAACCTGAGCCGCCCCCACCTTTTTTGTGTGTAGGGATCATGTATGTCTCAAACTCAATCCCTTTGGAAAAAAGGTTTTTTTACGCGCGACTGATTTTCAAGACAACGGCATTTATTGCGAAAAATCGTTGGCGAACACTTCATGTGCTTGCGAAACAGGCGGGCAAAATAATTCTGATCGTCATATCCGCAGGACATGGCAATATCAGCAACATGGCGATCTGTTATCCGCAACTGACGCCGACTTTCACGAATACGCACATCCTGCAAATATTGAAGCGCGGTATTACCTGCCTCACGGAACATGCGGTCCAGTTCTGTACGATGGATTTTCAATTCTCTGAAAAGCGAGTTGATGGTGTACTGCTGATCACCATAATGAATATGCATAAGCCGTTTGGCTTGATGCATTATGGGCTCCATTGCCGACGTCTGAATGACTGTTGAAACATAATCTACGGCATCATAGGCAATGGCGGCACATTGCGTGACATCAGCCTTTTTTTCCCGCCATTTTGCGTTCAATGCCTCAAACCATTCTTGTGAAATCGGGCCACCGTTAAAGACGCCGCTCCACAGCCCCTGTGTTCGGCACGTATTTTCGACATCATGCCCCTCGACAACAAACCAGCACAGGGAACATGTCGGAGAACAGCAGGTAAAAGTGAATTCCATATCAGGGAACACAACACATATCTGACCTGCAACCAGTTTATACTGATCATCTTCAATCACTACATCGACGTCCCCTTCGCGACACCAAATAATGGCGGAATAACCCGTCGACACCGCCGTTGCCCCCAGCTGATCCTGTTGAAATTGCCCGCAACCAACATTCTGCAATGAAAAAAACATAATAACCTACTCCTGTTTTGGGTGATCTCTTTTCCCTCAAAACATACATCTCATCCACATTCGTACGTCCGCTCTATCCTATCCCACTGATGAAGATCGTTTCGCACTATAGCCATCTTTCTAATCATGTGCTAGATTAAACTTTGCATAATTATGCCATCATCCCTTGACCGATCCATCCGTCATACCCCGCACAAACAGTTTCATAGAGAAGGCAAACAGCAGAATAACGGGAACGGCGGCCATCGCATATCCGGCCATCAGCGGACCCCATAATTTTATGTACTCTCCGGCCATGCGAATCAGCTGCACCATCACCGGCAGTCGTGCATGATCACGCATCATGATCAGCGGTAGAACGAATTCATTCCAAGCGGTCATAAAATGCATCACTCCGACTGTTCCGAGAATGGGCCCGGCCAGCGGCAGCACGATCATGGACATCTGCCGAAAATGACTGGCTCCATCCATTTCGGCCGCTTCGTACAAGTCCATGGGAATATCTGCAATGAAATTGCGAAGCATAAAAATACCGAAAATCTGCCCCTGCGCCGCGCCGATGAGTATCAGGGCGGTCAAGGTGTTCAGGAGATTCATGTCGCGCATCAGTCGAAACAGGGGCACCAGATTGGCAATCATGGGCAGCATCATCAGTATCAAAATGGCATTCCACAGAAACCGGGAAAACGGCATACGCAGACGGGCAAAGAAGTAGGCGGCACTTAATGCAAAGAAGAGCATCAGCAACGTGGAACTGATCGACAGAAAGACACTATTGGCCAGCGTCGGTGTGATTTGCTCCCATGCCGCCGCCCAGTTTTCAGGGTGAAACGGGGCCGTTAGTGTGGATGGTGCCTGATAGAATTGAGCATTGGTCTTAAAGCTGACCACCATCATCAGATATAGCGGGAAAAAGGCGAAGGCCAGCACAAACCAGATGTATGCGTGACGCAGGAATATCAATACACCGGCCCGATATTTCCGTACACGACGCTGCCTCGGATTATTCAGTTTTAAAATCTGGTTATCCAGTCGTATATCGCTTTTGGTTCGTTCACCTGACAAGCAGGATGGTTCACGTGATTCCGCTGAACGTTGGGGGACGGACCGGCGACGAAGGATCATTCCCCAGGGAATGGCGACCAACAAACAGCCAAAGGATATCAGTCGAATTAATTGCGGAAATTCCATCGCATATCCCCCGACACCCCAGCTGGATAACCACACAGGAAACCATTGCGACGTCGAATGCGCCACAACATCTAACAGCGACAAATCCATAGACTGTCCCCAGAGAGCAGCAAAAGGCGCCAGACCGTTGAGCACCATCCCTGACACAAGAAAACACAAACGGATACGTCTGCGCGTATCCGGATTGTATTCCGACCACTCGCTGACCAGCGTGCTGATTTTCTGAAGCGACATGACCATCAGCATCAGCACAATTCCTACCGCGCAGGCATAGCCCATCTTCTGATCGATAAAGGCCTTACGCAGCATAAAAAGTGCCGGAACATCTACATTGCCGCCCGGACCGCCTTCCATCCCTGCCAGCGCAATAATCATTCCGGCATCGGTCAGTGTACCGATAATTACGAACACCAGCATGATGTAGATGGAACCCGTGATCAGCGGCAGTTCGATATGGGTGAATTTACTCAGCCAGGTCACGCCATCCATATCCCCTGCTTCGTACACATCTTTACTGATGCTCTGCAATTTGGCCAGATGGGTGAGCACCGCCAGCGAACTAATCCATGGAAATCCCCAGATAATGCAGGCCGTCATAATTAGACGCGGATCCCCCAGCCAGGCAGCCGGTTCCTGTCCGGCAAATACATCGCCCCAACCCACATAGGGGGCAATGAAATTCAGAAAACCTTTTAAATGTAATGCGGCAATCGCCCCGTTCAAATAGCCATTGGTCGCTTCAAAGAAGAAGGAACGCCAGATCAGCGCCACAATCAACGGCGGAATCACCATGGGAATGACAAAGAGCAGGCGGTAAAAATACTGGAGCCGATCGCTTTTGCACCGATGTATGGCCACTGCAACGAACAGAGGCGGCACCATCTTGATGATGTTCCAGAAACCCAGAATAAACGCATTACGAAAAGATCGCCAAAATTCGCTGGAGAAGAGCAAATCTTTGTAATTGGCCAGTCCCAGCGGCTCAGAAATATCCGCACCGTTCCATCGGAAAAAACTGTGAAAAATCCCGCTGGCAGCTGGATAATAAATAAACAGGGCAATGGTAATGAGCGTAGGGATAATGAACAGATAGATCTCCCAGTGATGCTTAACCTGATTCCAGCGAATTTGTTTCGGTTCCATATCGATTACTCCATGCCCGTGATCGTGACGGCCTGTTTTTTCCGCAAGCGTTCTTTGACCCGTTCAATGACTTCGGGACTATATTCATAGGGACCGGGAACCTGCTCCCCTACCCCGTATTCAACCAATCGCATCTGTTTGACATGCTGTATTTCCGGCAGTATCTGTCGGTCATTCAGCACGTTTAAATACCGAATCCATGCGCGATCCTCCGCCTGTTCGCCGGGATACAAGATCTCGGAGCGCAGTCCGGCCAGAAACTGTTCATTATTGACCATTCCCCGACGCCAATCCTTCTGCTGTTCGAGATAATCCTTGCGTCCTTTATCAATATAAAATGATTCAAATGAGTCTGCCAGTTCTTCGTAGGAGATCAGTTTCACCTGATATAAGGCAAACTGACGAACCCATTGCAGCCAGGTTTCTCCACCCAGTCCCGCTGGATTGAAATTGCCGTAAATCCCGTTTAGATGGGGCTCAAATCCTTGGAGGAATCCCGGCATCTGCGTTTCGCGCACACTGGGAATCCATCCGATGATGTCATTCATCTTTTCGTTGTTTTTCAGCGACCCCATAAATTGCAGAAAATCATAGGCCACCTCCGGATGTTTACTGGTGCGCGTGATTCCAAAATGAAAACCGCCGCCAATGCGTTCGTAACTGGGTCCCTGTATCACCGATCCATATTCAGGATGACTGGCCGTGGGCAGCGGATAATCCATCACCCCGACATCAAACTGTCCTTCGGCCTGCTCCAGCAAACTACGCGCATCCCAGGTACCAGTGGTCATAAATACGGATTTCTGCTGTGCAAAAAGGAAAACCGCTTCGTCGCGAGTCAATCCGGTATACCCCGTTTGAAAGAAATCGGTGATTTCACGAAATACTTTATAGCGTGCACGAAGGGCCGGATGATCAAAGGATAACCGCCCTGTGGCGAATGCCGTATACTGCTCGCCATTGTCAACAAATCCGTCGCGATTGAAATCCGCCACATCTTTCACTGAATAGGTCAATGGATCGAACATAGGATATTCCCACATACCAATATGATATTTGGAACCGGCAATAGGAATATAATGCATCCCTGCCTCATCTGTCGCCGCACGTATCTGCTCGCACACGTTAATAAAGTCACGGTAGGTTTCTGGTGCCCGGTCGAAACCTGTAATCTTCTTCAGCAAATCTTTATTGTAAAAAATGCGGACACCGAATTGTGACAGCGGCACACTGACATATTGCTGCAATTCTTCGATATAATCGTTGCGCATGCCGTCCTTGAAGGTGAGTCGAAAAGGAACCCCCTCAAGCGACGTTCCGACATTATAGGGATTCTCTTGGTTAATCCATTCACTGATAGAAATGAAATAACGATTATAATACTGCACCCATAAATGATACGGCACGGCTCCAAGCTGGACTTCAATAATATCCGGTGCCGTCCCGCCCATGAGCTGGGTCGTCAGCCACTGGGGATAAATCATGTCAGGAATCGCATCCTGCACAATACGCACTTCCGGCAGTCCTCGGGCCGCACGATCCGCGTTGTATAAAATCCCCATTTCGTTTACCGCTTCACGCACACTGGCTTCCAGTTGCCAGTGCCCCACGCGCAATTCTATCGTGTCAGGGCCGCCTTCCTCAGCTCGATACATCAATATGGCACCCATCGACCACAAATAGACCACAGCCATAGTCACATACGGGAAATATTTTTTGAGTTCGTACAACAGCTTCATGATCCCTTCTCCATCTGGATATCATAGAGCAGCGAATCCTCCAGCTGATTCATACGGTCTATCGCCTGCTGAGCACCAAACACCCGAATATCCTGCGGATACTCCTCAATAATCCGCTGATAATACATCCGTGCAGTGTCAAAATCTCCCGCCTCAAACTCAGCCACCACGGCGAGCTTCCAATATTTCGAGGACGAATCGTAGAATGGATTACCCTCTTCTTTTGGCAAGTGCTGCAATGCGGCCTCTTCTGCCGCCAATCGTTCCACTGGTAGATTAAGCTGTTCACAGCATGCCGCCTTGATGGCATAGGCCGCACTGATGTAGCGAGATTCCGGATTCAATCGAACAAACGCATTCATCTCCTCCAACGCCTGCCTGGCTGTGTTATCCGTCATTTGAGC includes the following:
- a CDS encoding radical SAM protein; amino-acid sequence: MKYKKILLINPCFNVEWKGVTPPIGQGYLSETLHREKITHDVLDMNLGYGLNHLYKKLDSFQPDLVGISMITRNYYEFYQLLADVKTHCPDIKTIAGGPHVTIMKEQVLKECPALDFGIVHEGEDTLVELCRGLIPLAEIKGVLYRENDAILYTGDRPYVQDLDQIPWPRYEQFEMEKYFKEINIFSSRGCPYHCIFCARPVITSCFRKRSAENVVDEMEYWYKKGYRKFNFEDDNFNLVPSRVYKICDEIERRGLKDILIRCSNGIRADRVDKDVLTRMYQVGYRYLAIGVDAGNDRMLKIIKKGETMEQIENAIRLACELGFSVKLFFVFGNPTETPDDVRDMASISLKYPISEVHFNNIIPYPGTELYEWVKANDGFLLPPEVFLNDAAFMDIEPVFETPELPKAVKVELKKYLERVRREVHRRAVRRIFQHTITGYVASYVATNTLFEHLYYKNRIFRSVVEHFRYNITKHNMPDAA
- a CDS encoding AraC family transcriptional regulator; the encoded protein is MFFSLQNVGCGQFQQDQLGATAVSTGYSAIIWCREGDVDVVIEDDQYKLVAGQICVVFPDMEFTFTCCSPTCSLCWFVVEGHDVENTCRTQGLWSGVFNGGPISQEWFEALNAKWREKKADVTQCAAIAYDAVDYVSTVIQTSAMEPIMHQAKRLMHIHYGDQQYTINSLFRELKIHRTELDRMFREAGNTALQYLQDVRIRESRRQLRITDRHVADIAMSCGYDDQNYFARLFRKHMKCSPTIFRNKCRCLENQSRVKKPFFQRD
- a CDS encoding ABC transporter permease subunit; amino-acid sequence: MEPKQIRWNQVKHHWEIYLFIIPTLITIALFIYYPAASGIFHSFFRWNGADISEPLGLANYKDLLFSSEFWRSFRNAFILGFWNIIKMVPPLFVAVAIHRCKSDRLQYFYRLLFVIPMVIPPLIVALIWRSFFFEATNGYLNGAIAALHLKGFLNFIAPYVGWGDVFAGQEPAAWLGDPRLIMTACIIWGFPWISSLAVLTHLAKLQSISKDVYEAGDMDGVTWLSKFTHIELPLITGSIYIMLVFVIIGTLTDAGMIIALAGMEGGPGGNVDVPALFMLRKAFIDQKMGYACAVGIVLMLMVMSLQKISTLVSEWSEYNPDTRRRIRLCFLVSGMVLNGLAPFAALWGQSMDLSLLDVVAHSTSQWFPVWLSSWGVGGYAMEFPQLIRLISFGCLLVAIPWGMILRRRSVPQRSAESREPSCLSGERTKSDIRLDNQILKLNNPRQRRVRKYRAGVLIFLRHAYIWFVLAFAFFPLYLMMVVSFKTNAQFYQAPSTLTAPFHPENWAAAWEQITPTLANSVFLSISSTLLMLFFALSAAYFFARLRMPFSRFLWNAILILMMLPMIANLVPLFRLMRDMNLLNTLTALILIGAAQGQIFGIFMLRNFIADIPMDLYEAAEMDGASHFRQMSMIVLPLAGPILGTVGVMHFMTAWNEFVLPLIMMRDHARLPVMVQLIRMAGEYIKLWGPLMAGYAMAAVPVILLFAFSMKLFVRGMTDGSVKG
- a CDS encoding extracellular solute-binding protein, with amino-acid sequence MKLLYELKKYFPYVTMAVVYLWSMGAILMYRAEEGGPDTIELRVGHWQLEASVREAVNEMGILYNADRAARGLPEVRIVQDAIPDMIYPQWLTTQLMGGTAPDIIEVQLGAVPYHLWVQYYNRYFISISEWINQENPYNVGTSLEGVPFRLTFKDGMRNDYIEELQQYVSVPLSQFGVRIFYNKDLLKKITGFDRAPETYRDFINVCEQIRAATDEAGMHYIPIAGSKYHIGMWEYPMFDPLTYSVKDVADFNRDGFVDNGEQYTAFATGRLSFDHPALRARYKVFREITDFFQTGYTGLTRDEAVFLFAQQKSVFMTTGTWDARSLLEQAEGQFDVGVMDYPLPTASHPEYGSVIQGPSYERIGGGFHFGITRTSKHPEVAYDFLQFMGSLKNNEKMNDIIGWIPSVRETQMPGFLQGFEPHLNGIYGNFNPAGLGGETWLQWVRQFALYQVKLISYEELADSFESFYIDKGRKDYLEQQKDWRRGMVNNEQFLAGLRSEILYPGEQAEDRAWIRYLNVLNDRQILPEIQHVKQMRLVEYGVGEQVPGPYEYSPEVIERVKERLRKKQAVTITGME